The following coding sequences are from one Mesorhizobium terrae window:
- a CDS encoding LysR family transcriptional regulator, with product MTIELRHLRVFVAVAKEGNFRRAAERLNIAQPALSRTIRDLEQLLGVQLFERTTRSVVLTAAGQVFLPEVNDLLEHLAAAIRVTRRVEEGDLGSLTVGFNDFAINDSLPKIIRDFRSLNPGIEIELRSMSSPDMADALRKRRLDIGFLSGEHLVAGLEYEVLRRERLICLLPRGHALADAAAIDLTALAEEPFVLGATGSWDTFIDVVDAFCMSAGFRPRVVQEAAHSDGIVNLVAAGMGISVYVDAAWLKIRQDIVLRRFHQHPPPFATVAAWHPDLKSKALQKFVALARKTLLANERNPDVFSY from the coding sequence GTGACCATTGAACTGCGCCATCTTCGGGTCTTCGTCGCGGTCGCAAAAGAGGGCAATTTTCGGCGTGCAGCTGAGCGACTGAACATTGCGCAACCGGCGCTCAGCCGAACAATCCGCGACCTGGAACAACTGCTCGGCGTTCAGCTTTTCGAGCGCACGACCCGTTCCGTGGTCCTAACCGCAGCCGGGCAGGTATTCCTTCCCGAGGTGAATGATCTTCTTGAGCATCTCGCCGCTGCCATTCGCGTCACCCGCCGGGTTGAAGAGGGCGATCTCGGCTCCCTCACCGTTGGCTTCAATGACTTTGCCATAAATGACTCACTGCCGAAGATCATCCGCGACTTTCGCTCGCTTAATCCAGGAATTGAGATCGAACTTCGATCTATGAGTTCACCGGACATGGCCGACGCCCTGCGCAAGCGGCGCTTAGACATCGGCTTCCTTTCCGGCGAGCATCTCGTCGCGGGTTTGGAATATGAAGTGCTGCGCCGTGAGAGGCTGATCTGCCTTTTGCCGAGGGGGCATGCGCTCGCCGATGCCGCGGCCATCGATCTTACCGCCCTGGCCGAAGAACCGTTTGTGCTGGGAGCGACCGGCTCTTGGGACACATTCATCGATGTGGTCGACGCTTTCTGCATGTCTGCGGGCTTTCGCCCGCGCGTGGTGCAGGAAGCAGCCCATTCTGACGGTATCGTCAATCTCGTAGCCGCTGGTATGGGGATATCAGTTTATGTGGACGCGGCCTGGCTTAAGATCCGACAGGACATCGTCCTTCGGCGTTTTCACCAGCATCCTCCGCCGTTCGCGACCGTGGCTGCATGGCATCCAGACCTCAAATCCAAAGCGCTTCAGAAATTTGTCGCTCTCGCTCGAAAGACCTTGCTCGCAAACGAGCGAAACCCGGACGTATTCAGCTATTGA
- a CDS encoding peptide ABC transporter substrate-binding protein, giving the protein MILARTITASASAFALGLGLAMGLAHAGNTNTFRMMSGEPRFMDPNLATDYSIYVNAQLFEPLARIDEKGNLVLRQAKSIDLAPDGRTWTITLDPAYKWSNGDPVTAQDWVYSWKRILDPRLASEVAPFLSDVENAEAYNKGKITDPDAVGIKATGEFTFQVKTSVVAPYFRAKLALPYLTPVPKAVVEKAGDKWIAPENMLSNGPYKLASRINDQSITMEANPYYGGQKPQIGKIEITVASDDLCTAQLRAFEASEIDFASCVPPQDIPRVKADAELSSQLVPYAIPGTIWAQYDLTRAPWNDKRVRQALSLAVDRKAIVAAVSDDTANPTATVLPASIAGSNTADALKGSVDDAKKLLAEAGFPDGKGFPQFTITASANRGQPLIAQLLQQMWQDNLGVTATINVLEENAYRAWVKSRKTEPYDVMINQWYSDYSDPANWFGELFIGDYRNNHFTTPEFADLVAKGNVETDPAKRIEIFKAANKILEDAAPMIPLYNPTDLWLIKPNVKNLQHEGVLDLYHIGEANIE; this is encoded by the coding sequence ATGATACTGGCACGTACCATCACAGCGTCAGCCAGCGCCTTTGCCCTTGGGCTCGGCCTGGCAATGGGCCTCGCCCACGCAGGAAATACAAACACCTTCCGCATGATGTCCGGCGAGCCGCGCTTTATGGACCCCAACCTGGCGACGGACTACTCCATTTACGTCAATGCCCAGCTCTTCGAGCCATTGGCACGCATAGACGAGAAGGGCAATCTGGTACTTCGCCAAGCAAAGAGCATCGACTTGGCGCCCGATGGCAGAACATGGACCATCACACTCGACCCCGCCTACAAATGGTCGAATGGCGACCCGGTCACGGCCCAAGATTGGGTTTACTCCTGGAAGCGCATTCTCGATCCTAGGCTAGCCAGCGAAGTCGCCCCCTTTTTGAGCGACGTCGAAAATGCCGAAGCTTACAACAAAGGTAAGATCACGGATCCAGACGCTGTCGGCATCAAGGCGACTGGCGAATTTACATTTCAAGTCAAGACATCGGTTGTGGCTCCCTATTTTCGTGCCAAGCTTGCCTTGCCGTACCTGACCCCGGTCCCGAAAGCTGTTGTGGAGAAGGCAGGCGATAAGTGGATCGCGCCAGAGAACATGCTGTCCAACGGCCCATATAAGCTGGCGAGCCGCATCAACGACCAGTCGATCACGATGGAGGCCAATCCATACTACGGTGGTCAGAAGCCGCAGATCGGGAAGATCGAGATAACGGTCGCTTCGGACGATCTGTGCACGGCACAATTGCGAGCTTTCGAAGCCAGCGAGATCGACTTTGCCTCCTGCGTTCCGCCCCAAGACATACCTCGGGTCAAGGCCGACGCAGAGCTTTCCTCGCAACTCGTGCCGTACGCCATTCCAGGCACCATCTGGGCACAGTACGACCTCACCCGTGCCCCTTGGAATGACAAAAGGGTTCGACAAGCGCTAAGTCTGGCCGTCGACCGCAAGGCGATTGTTGCTGCGGTGAGCGATGATACCGCCAATCCGACAGCCACAGTCCTGCCTGCGTCGATCGCGGGCAGTAACACTGCAGATGCGTTGAAGGGATCAGTAGACGATGCGAAGAAGCTGCTGGCCGAGGCCGGGTTCCCGGACGGCAAGGGCTTCCCTCAATTCACCATCACTGCTTCGGCCAATCGTGGCCAGCCGCTGATTGCCCAGCTCCTTCAGCAGATGTGGCAGGACAATCTCGGGGTAACAGCCACGATCAATGTCCTTGAGGAGAACGCATACCGCGCTTGGGTCAAATCGCGAAAAACCGAACCCTACGATGTCATGATTAATCAGTGGTATTCGGACTATTCCGACCCGGCGAATTGGTTCGGCGAGCTCTTCATCGGCGATTATCGCAACAACCATTTCACGACGCCCGAATTCGCCGACCTGGTTGCGAAGGGAAATGTAGAGACCGATCCAGCAAAGCGGATCGAGATCTTCAAGGCCGCCAACAAGATCCTGGAAGACGCGGCACCTATGATCCCCCTCTACAATCCGACTGACCTGTGGCTGATCAAGCCAAACGTCAAGAACCTTCAGCACGAGGGTGTTCTGGATTTATACCATATTGGTGAAGCCAATATCGAATAG
- a CDS encoding ABC transporter permease has translation MLAYIARRVLAAVPTLLLVYTMVFLIAHVTPGSPWDVGSNRPMEPSVKEALDAKFRLNQPLYVQYVDYLSGALRGDFGPSYRDQSRSVADIITTFLPVSLKLGAAALLLAIIIGLPLGALAALTTHRYIDAAIRMLSTLGTSMPTYVITSVLIVTFSVALGWLPTFGFKGIFTASAIIPVLSLALAPMAAIIRYFRTSMREVMHLDFVQTARAKGIRPIHVIVRHMGRNALIPIVTVVGAYASYVLVGSFFVESIAGIPGFGRYFVLAVAARDYPVIIGTTLVYAVFVIVFNLIVDVSYFLLDPRVRVDQAG, from the coding sequence ATGCTGGCCTATATTGCAAGGCGCGTGTTGGCGGCGGTGCCAACGCTGCTTCTCGTCTATACGATGGTGTTTCTGATCGCGCACGTGACCCCGGGGTCGCCTTGGGACGTAGGCTCCAACAGGCCGATGGAGCCCTCGGTCAAGGAAGCGCTCGATGCAAAGTTCCGGCTCAATCAGCCGCTCTACGTTCAATATGTCGACTATCTCTCGGGCGCCCTCCGCGGCGACTTTGGCCCGTCCTATCGGGACCAGTCGCGGTCTGTGGCAGACATCATCACCACTTTTCTGCCCGTCTCGCTGAAGCTCGGCGCCGCCGCGCTACTGCTTGCCATCATCATCGGGCTGCCTCTTGGCGCACTCGCTGCGCTGACAACACACAGATACATCGATGCGGCGATTAGGATGCTAAGTACGCTGGGGACGTCGATGCCGACCTACGTCATCACGTCGGTGCTGATCGTCACCTTCAGCGTGGCGCTAGGTTGGCTACCGACTTTCGGTTTCAAAGGCATCTTTACCGCTTCGGCTATTATCCCAGTGCTGTCGCTAGCGCTGGCGCCAATGGCTGCAATCATTCGCTATTTTCGCACCAGCATGCGCGAAGTTATGCACTTGGACTTTGTGCAAACGGCACGCGCCAAAGGCATTCGGCCCATTCATGTGATCGTACGTCACATGGGCCGCAACGCCCTCATCCCCATAGTGACTGTCGTCGGCGCCTATGCGTCCTACGTGCTGGTTGGTTCGTTTTTTGTGGAGTCGATCGCCGGCATCCCGGGTTTTGGTCGCTACTTTGTCCTCGCCGTGGCGGCGCGCGATTATCCAGTGATCATCGGGACCACCTTGGTCTACGCCGTCTTCGTCATTGTCTTCAACCTTATCGTGGACGTGAGCTATTTCTTGCTCGATCCGCGGGTTCGCGTGGATCAAGCCGGATGA
- a CDS encoding ABC transporter permease yields the protein MTIVADTSSSQGQPSMATRLWRSLTHECQQSPALALSLTFLALVALLALAAPLLPYDAYKQDVLHRNALPSLAHWLGTDELGRDMVSRLAVGARVSLVVAVVSTLIAVSLGVMVGTISAYAGGRTDRLVMRFVDSMYAFPDTLFAILIASLVKGQLSGQVTGALEPLAALYRLSGGLLGVLLTLSLTSWLTTARLVRSQVMGLKHSEYVLSARLSGASHWRIIRAHILPNCLPVILVSASFVVPNAILLEAGLSFLGVGVDPPTPSWGTMIATGVKSIQAYPHLLLMPALAIGFSLLALNVGGDALRDRFDPALRGHGSV from the coding sequence ATGACCATCGTCGCTGACACTTCAAGTTCACAGGGCCAGCCGTCGATGGCGACACGTTTATGGCGATCATTGACGCACGAGTGCCAGCAAAGCCCCGCTTTGGCGCTTAGTCTCACATTTTTGGCGCTTGTTGCCCTTCTGGCCCTGGCCGCGCCACTCCTGCCCTACGATGCCTACAAGCAAGACGTGCTGCATCGCAATGCTTTGCCGTCCTTGGCTCACTGGCTGGGCACGGACGAGCTTGGCCGCGACATGGTCTCGCGATTGGCTGTTGGGGCTCGCGTTTCGCTAGTCGTTGCGGTCGTCTCAACACTGATCGCCGTCTCACTTGGCGTGATGGTGGGAACGATATCAGCCTACGCGGGCGGTCGAACCGACAGGCTGGTCATGCGGTTCGTCGACAGTATGTACGCCTTCCCCGACACGCTCTTTGCAATCCTGATCGCCTCGTTGGTAAAGGGGCAACTCAGTGGCCAGGTAACTGGCGCGCTGGAACCGCTGGCCGCCCTGTACCGGCTCTCAGGGGGACTGCTCGGCGTCCTTCTGACGCTCAGTCTCACTTCCTGGCTCACGACGGCGCGCCTGGTACGCTCGCAAGTTATGGGTCTCAAGCACAGCGAGTACGTGCTGTCGGCCCGCCTGTCCGGAGCGAGCCACTGGCGGATCATCCGGGCGCATATCCTGCCAAACTGTCTGCCCGTGATCCTGGTATCGGCAAGCTTTGTGGTGCCAAATGCTATTCTTTTGGAGGCAGGGCTGAGCTTCCTTGGTGTCGGCGTCGACCCACCGACGCCGAGTTGGGGCACTATGATTGCTACAGGCGTGAAGTCGATCCAAGCTTATCCTCATCTGCTGTTGATGCCGGCGTTGGCCATCGGGTTCTCGCTGCTCGCCCTGAATGTTGGCGGCGACGCCTTGCGCGACAGGTTCGATCCCGCTCTCCGCGGCCATGGGAGTGTCTGA
- a CDS encoding ABC transporter ATP-binding protein, which produces MAALLKIRDLRVSFSIGAKFFGRGRNVRAVDGIDLDVTAGETLAIVGESGCGKTTLGRTIAMLQRPSSGSVEFMGVRLDRLRSKDLRNARRSMQMIFQDPNASLDPRQSVEAIVTEPLLIAGASTALRKQRAAELLDVVGLGAEAGMRLPRAFSGGQRQRIGIARALAASPKLIICDEPLSALDVSIQAQIVNLLIELQRRFGLTYIFISHDLAVVRQMASRIAVMYLGTVVELADAERLFAAPRHPYTVALLSAVPTLGGPVHSAMEPLLASGDPPSPLNMPRGCRFHPRCWLRKKLGDPAICTSQEPRLVATDTHQAACHFADETAAHAAAPLPVAAEAF; this is translated from the coding sequence ATGGCAGCCCTTCTCAAAATCCGCGACCTGCGTGTCTCATTCTCTATCGGAGCCAAGTTTTTTGGCCGAGGCAGAAATGTTCGCGCCGTGGACGGCATCGACCTCGACGTTACGGCTGGCGAGACACTGGCCATCGTCGGCGAGAGCGGTTGCGGCAAAACCACTCTTGGCCGCACAATCGCGATGTTGCAGCGGCCGAGTTCCGGCTCGGTTGAATTCATGGGTGTACGGCTCGACAGGCTGCGGTCCAAGGATTTGCGCAATGCCCGCCGAAGCATGCAGATGATATTCCAAGATCCAAATGCCAGCCTTGATCCTCGCCAGAGTGTTGAGGCGATCGTAACGGAGCCCTTGCTGATCGCCGGTGCGAGCACTGCTTTGCGGAAACAGCGCGCGGCGGAACTTCTCGATGTGGTCGGTTTGGGCGCAGAAGCTGGCATGCGTTTGCCGCGCGCCTTCAGCGGCGGCCAACGTCAGCGCATCGGCATCGCTCGAGCACTCGCGGCGTCGCCCAAGCTGATTATCTGCGACGAGCCACTAAGCGCGCTTGATGTGTCTATCCAGGCGCAGATCGTGAACTTGCTGATCGAATTGCAGCGCCGCTTTGGGCTCACCTACATCTTCATTTCGCACGATTTGGCGGTCGTCCGGCAAATGGCGAGCCGAATTGCCGTCATGTACCTCGGCACTGTGGTGGAACTTGCTGATGCGGAGCGGCTGTTTGCGGCACCGCGTCATCCCTACACCGTGGCGCTTTTGTCCGCCGTACCGACACTCGGGGGGCCGGTGCATTCCGCTATGGAGCCTCTGTTGGCGTCGGGCGATCCTCCTTCGCCGCTCAACATGCCGCGAGGCTGTCGCTTCCATCCTCGCTGCTGGTTGCGGAAAAAACTCGGCGATCCGGCGATCTGCACGAGCCAGGAGCCGCGCCTGGTCGCGACAGACACCCACCAGGCGGCGTGCCACTTCGCAGACGAAACCGCTGCTCATGCTGCGGCGCCGCTCCCAGTCGCGGCAGAAGCCTTTTAG
- a CDS encoding ABC transporter ATP-binding protein — MAMLVRPQSSGRLLDVMDLSVHIPSARGIVEAVDGVSFGIDRGEVVGIVGESGCGKTMLALSLIRLVRHPGRIANGKILFAGRDLLTLPEREMRKVRGGQIGMIFQDPSASLNPVMTVGRQIGEAIQAHNNVTRREARRQAVDMLHAVRIPEAAARARSYPHEYSGGMRQRVGIAIGTANHPELVIADEPTTALDVTVQAQIISLLANMNRDEGTAIIFISHNIALVSQFCSRVLVMYAGRIVEEGPTREVFGNPSHPYTAALLKAVPRVDKHLANGLETIEGRPPDLARKPSGCAFHPRCPARIDRCAIAAPPKFTVAFGYASRCWLAAGTEGGDTAHAIENPTKGRTRDDAE, encoded by the coding sequence ATGGCGATGCTCGTACGTCCCCAAAGCTCGGGCAGGCTGCTCGATGTGATGGATCTAAGTGTCCACATTCCAAGTGCGCGCGGTATCGTGGAGGCCGTGGACGGCGTGTCGTTCGGTATCGATCGTGGCGAGGTCGTCGGCATCGTCGGCGAAAGCGGCTGCGGCAAAACGATGCTCGCACTGTCGCTCATACGCCTCGTGAGACATCCGGGCAGGATCGCAAATGGCAAGATTTTGTTCGCTGGTCGCGATCTGCTGACGCTGCCCGAGCGGGAGATGCGCAAGGTCCGCGGTGGGCAGATCGGGATGATCTTTCAGGACCCGTCGGCCTCGCTGAACCCGGTCATGACCGTCGGCCGGCAGATCGGCGAGGCGATCCAGGCGCACAACAATGTGACGCGCCGCGAAGCGCGAAGGCAGGCGGTCGACATGCTGCATGCGGTCCGTATTCCTGAGGCGGCCGCTCGCGCCCGCAGCTATCCGCATGAATATTCCGGCGGCATGCGCCAGCGCGTCGGTATTGCCATCGGCACTGCCAATCACCCTGAGCTCGTGATCGCCGACGAGCCGACAACTGCGCTCGACGTCACGGTGCAGGCGCAGATCATCAGCCTTCTGGCGAACATGAATCGCGACGAGGGAACGGCTATAATTTTCATCTCCCACAACATCGCGCTGGTTTCGCAGTTCTGCTCACGAGTGCTCGTCATGTATGCCGGGCGCATCGTCGAGGAAGGTCCGACGCGTGAAGTTTTCGGAAATCCCAGCCATCCCTACACCGCAGCGCTTCTGAAGGCCGTCCCCCGCGTCGATAAACATCTCGCAAACGGGTTGGAAACGATTGAGGGCCGACCGCCCGACCTTGCTCGCAAGCCGAGTGGTTGTGCATTTCACCCCCGGTGCCCGGCGCGAATCGATCGGTGCGCAATTGCCGCCCCGCCCAAATTTACCGTCGCCTTCGGTTATGCGAGCCGCTGCTGGCTCGCGGCAGGCACGGAAGGCGGCGACACCGCTCACGCAATTGAGAATCCTACCAAGGGAAGAACCCGCGATGACGCTGAATGA
- a CDS encoding dipeptidase: protein MTLNDLSPILLDAAAPMINPRDVDKRLPDMIAGGLDAVLATAGAIEDFRTTMEDVAKWLEIERSGARKIKIARSVADIREAKASGKIAIVLHFQGSDAIEDELDFINVFHACGLRVMQLTYNARNRVGDGCFEITDGGLSKFGRKVIRRMEALSMAVDLAHAGPRTALEATEVASRPMIISHANARALMETPRNVSDDLIRAVAASGGVVGVCAAPFFLTKDGPATLDMLIDHAVYIADLVGPQHVGLGFDFAEENEEDYVYFGYDERYIPMPPWTFPSRIASHAEAGNLESSLRTRGFGEAEIRGVLGENFLRVFEEIWGC from the coding sequence ATGACGCTGAATGACCTCTCGCCGATACTGCTCGATGCTGCCGCGCCGATGATCAACCCGCGAGATGTCGACAAGCGCTTGCCCGATATGATCGCTGGGGGGCTTGACGCAGTACTCGCAACGGCAGGAGCGATCGAGGATTTTCGCACCACCATGGAAGATGTGGCCAAATGGCTTGAGATCGAGCGCTCCGGCGCTCGCAAAATCAAGATCGCCAGATCGGTTGCCGACATCCGGGAAGCGAAGGCCTCCGGCAAGATAGCGATAGTTTTGCACTTCCAGGGCTCCGATGCGATCGAGGACGAACTCGACTTCATCAACGTTTTTCACGCCTGCGGGCTTCGGGTGATGCAGCTGACCTACAATGCTCGCAATCGGGTCGGCGATGGCTGTTTCGAGATCACCGATGGAGGCTTGAGCAAATTCGGCCGTAAAGTTATTCGCCGCATGGAAGCGCTTTCGATGGCGGTGGATCTCGCCCACGCAGGACCGCGTACCGCCTTGGAGGCAACCGAGGTCGCCTCTCGTCCAATGATCATATCGCATGCAAATGCGCGGGCACTGATGGAGACGCCGCGCAATGTCAGCGACGATTTGATCCGCGCGGTCGCAGCTTCGGGTGGGGTGGTTGGCGTCTGCGCAGCGCCATTTTTCCTGACCAAGGATGGACCCGCAACACTTGACATGCTGATCGACCATGCTGTGTACATCGCCGATCTCGTAGGGCCTCAACATGTCGGATTAGGCTTCGACTTTGCTGAGGAGAATGAGGAAGACTACGTCTACTTCGGCTACGACGAGCGCTACATACCAATGCCGCCGTGGACCTTTCCGTCGCGCATTGCGAGTCACGCCGAAGCCGGCAACCTGGAATCTTCATTGAGGACGCGGGGCTTTGGTGAAGCTGAGATTCGCGGCGTCTTGGGGGAAAACTTCCTGCGGGTTTTCGAGGAAATCTGGGGTTGTTGA
- a CDS encoding C39 family peptidase, with translation MRQIPYFSQWETPDLTAKILDQGVEVALRQDPLWRSSGASSIDEYTAWAWNICGMACLKMILAARTGIIWPTIELAKRCAAYGGYVVEPETTVIKGLIYAPFVEFVGKEFGLEAKIVTGLVAETLPEQVKTSDFFVASVHSSIRSPNGHPPAKGGHLVLVTAVSDTNVVFHNPSGLDPETQINVKMDLAVFGRYFAGRGIAIHP, from the coding sequence ATGAGGCAGATTCCGTATTTCAGCCAGTGGGAGACACCTGATCTCACCGCCAAAATCTTGGACCAGGGTGTCGAGGTTGCCTTGCGGCAAGATCCTCTTTGGCGTTCGTCTGGGGCATCGTCCATAGACGAATACACCGCTTGGGCGTGGAATATTTGCGGTATGGCCTGCCTCAAGATGATCCTTGCAGCTCGCACAGGTATCATTTGGCCAACGATTGAACTTGCAAAAAGATGTGCTGCTTATGGCGGCTATGTCGTCGAACCCGAGACCACAGTTATCAAGGGGCTGATCTACGCACCCTTTGTAGAATTCGTGGGTAAGGAATTCGGTCTGGAGGCAAAGATCGTAACAGGCCTCGTCGCAGAGACGCTGCCTGAGCAGGTCAAAACCTCGGACTTCTTTGTTGCGTCAGTTCACAGTTCGATCCGTTCTCCCAATGGCCACCCGCCAGCAAAAGGTGGTCATCTCGTACTGGTGACAGCGGTGTCAGATACCAATGTCGTCTTCCACAATCCGTCCGGCCTCGATCCGGAAACTCAGATAAACGTCAAGATGGATCTCGCCGTGTTCGGGCGGTACTTCGCAGGTCGAGGCATCGCCATCCACCCCTGA
- a CDS encoding aromatic ring-hydroxylating dioxygenase subunit alpha codes for MFLRNCWYVAAWDHEVGRDLKPFRILGEDIVLYRKTDGAAAALEDACPHRKLPLSMGRIKGDDVECGYHGLTFDCTGTCTRVPGAEKIPHVARVQSYPLVERYGLLWIWLGEAEKADPAKIFQVEHWGDPAWGVNRGESMTLDCNYLYMSDNLLDPSHVSWVHQTSFGGVKAMEDVPLQTTIGEDGVIVWRWMIDQAPSPFYAPFLKFKGNCDRKQHYEVRYPSNAIIKAIFVPAGTGGEGKPYHEDVFLMDSYNFMTPVDAEHTKYYWFQMRNFAPDDAEVSQQFAKSVRGAFDEDRVVLNAVQKGMANKRTPNLDLKIDVGPLRFRRNLDKLIEAEGLHLAAAE; via the coding sequence ATGTTTCTCAGGAATTGCTGGTATGTCGCAGCGTGGGATCATGAGGTCGGCCGAGACCTGAAGCCGTTCAGGATATTGGGAGAGGACATCGTCCTTTACCGCAAGACCGACGGCGCCGCCGCCGCCCTGGAAGATGCCTGTCCACACCGCAAGCTGCCGCTCTCCATGGGGCGCATCAAGGGCGACGACGTCGAATGCGGCTACCATGGCCTGACCTTCGACTGCACCGGCACCTGCACGCGGGTTCCGGGCGCTGAGAAGATTCCCCATGTGGCGCGCGTGCAGAGCTATCCGCTGGTCGAGCGCTACGGCCTTTTGTGGATTTGGTTGGGCGAGGCCGAGAAGGCCGATCCGGCGAAGATCTTCCAGGTCGAGCACTGGGGTGATCCGGCCTGGGGCGTCAATCGCGGCGAGTCGATGACGCTCGACTGCAACTACCTCTATATGAGCGACAACCTGCTCGATCCCTCGCATGTGTCCTGGGTGCACCAGACCTCCTTCGGCGGCGTGAAGGCGATGGAGGACGTGCCGTTGCAGACCACCATTGGCGAGGACGGCGTCATCGTCTGGCGCTGGATGATCGACCAGGCGCCGTCGCCCTTCTATGCGCCCTTCCTCAAGTTCAAGGGCAATTGCGATCGCAAGCAGCACTACGAGGTGCGCTATCCGAGCAACGCCATCATCAAGGCGATCTTCGTGCCGGCCGGCACCGGCGGCGAGGGCAAACCCTACCACGAGGACGTGTTCCTCATGGACAGCTACAACTTCATGACGCCGGTCGATGCCGAGCACACCAAATACTACTGGTTCCAGATGCGTAATTTCGCGCCGGACGACGCGGAGGTTTCGCAGCAGTTCGCCAAATCGGTGCGCGGTGCCTTCGACGAGGACCGGGTGGTGCTCAACGCCGTGCAGAAGGGCATGGCCAACAAGCGCACGCCCAACCTTGATCTCAAGATCGATGTCGGGCCGCTGCGCTTCCGCCGCAACCTGGACAAGCTGATCGAGGCCGAGGGCCTGCATCTGGCGGCCGCCGAATGA
- a CDS encoding 2Fe-2S iron-sulfur cluster-binding protein — translation MNAFAAPATMRASGFRELRVVAKKRESSTITSFHLEPADADGWRDFQPGQFLVFRIPTPDGGMVLRNYSVSCAPGLADRYRITVKREAAPAAGLPDGVSSCHLHDSVAVGDVLVADGPRGDFVLDCESDRPVVLLSGGVGLTPLVSMLHALAAGERRVFFIHACDNGDVHALREEVEGLAASRPGIIAHFCYRFPTGRDATSNPHHSQGVIARDLLQKLLPLDDYDFYLCGPPPFMQALYGILRDLGVARQRIAYEFFGPATILEAEPRPIPVAPPVETAPQADGDNVAVEFRKSGIKAVWDGKADSLLAFAEDLGLSPEFSCRAGICGTCKSHLVAGEVAYFEEPLDELAEGEVLLCCSKPKGAVVLDL, via the coding sequence ATGAACGCCTTCGCCGCCCCCGCAACCATGCGCGCGAGCGGCTTCCGCGAGCTGAGAGTGGTCGCCAAAAAACGCGAGAGCAGCACCATCACCTCCTTTCACCTCGAGCCCGCCGATGCGGACGGCTGGCGCGATTTCCAGCCGGGCCAGTTCCTCGTTTTTCGCATACCGACGCCCGATGGCGGCATGGTGCTGCGCAATTATAGCGTCTCGTGCGCGCCCGGACTTGCCGATCGTTACCGCATCACTGTCAAGCGCGAGGCAGCTCCCGCTGCCGGCCTGCCGGATGGCGTGAGTTCGTGCCACCTGCACGATAGCGTCGCCGTCGGCGACGTGCTTGTCGCGGACGGTCCACGCGGCGATTTCGTGCTGGATTGCGAGAGCGACCGGCCGGTCGTGCTCCTAAGCGGCGGCGTCGGCCTGACCCCGCTCGTCTCCATGCTGCATGCGCTCGCCGCCGGCGAGCGCCGCGTCTTCTTCATCCACGCCTGCGACAATGGCGATGTTCATGCGCTGCGCGAGGAAGTGGAAGGACTTGCCGCGTCCCGGCCGGGGATCATCGCGCATTTCTGCTATCGCTTTCCGACCGGACGGGATGCGACTTCGAACCCACACCATTCGCAGGGCGTGATCGCGCGGGACCTGCTTCAAAAGCTTTTGCCGCTCGACGACTACGATTTCTATCTGTGCGGGCCGCCGCCGTTCATGCAGGCGCTGTACGGTATCCTGCGCGATCTCGGCGTGGCCAGGCAGCGCATCGCCTATGAGTTCTTCGGCCCGGCCACGATACTCGAGGCGGAGCCCCGTCCGATCCCGGTTGCGCCTCCCGTCGAAACGGCGCCGCAGGCTGACGGTGACAATGTGGCCGTCGAGTTCCGCAAGTCGGGCATCAAGGCCGTATGGGACGGGAAGGCGGACTCGCTTCTGGCTTTCGCCGAAGACCTCGGCCTCTCACCCGAATTCAGCTGCCGGGCCGGCATCTGCGGCACCTGCAAGTCGCATCTGGTGGCCGGGGAGGTCGCCTATTTCGAAGAGCCGCTCGACGAGCTCGCCGAGGGCGAGGTGCTGCTGTGCTGCTCGAAGCCGAAAGGAGCCGTCGTCTTGGACCTGTGA